A section of the Pimelobacter simplex genome encodes:
- a CDS encoding DUF5994 family protein, with the protein MTSSQQAPSRPDRVPLRIRIDGITSDSPLDGAWWPQSSDLQTECADLVNHLPEQHGRVARMLFSRPDWDDQLPWPRSISVARGRVKIGSFPGDDTHLMTLVLSSRARLRLLVIPRDTKRGVALTLMSQAADSRNRRSASDLLAKVAAPADNAGRPR; encoded by the coding sequence ATGACGTCGTCCCAGCAGGCTCCTTCACGCCCCGATCGGGTTCCCCTGCGAATCCGCATCGACGGCATCACATCAGACAGCCCCCTCGACGGTGCCTGGTGGCCGCAGTCCAGCGACCTCCAGACCGAGTGTGCGGATCTCGTCAACCATCTACCCGAGCAGCACGGGCGGGTCGCGAGGATGTTGTTCTCCCGTCCTGACTGGGACGACCAGCTGCCTTGGCCTCGCTCGATCAGCGTCGCACGTGGTCGGGTGAAGATCGGGTCCTTCCCTGGCGATGACACTCACCTGATGACGTTGGTGCTCAGCTCGCGAGCGCGGCTACGCCTGCTGGTCATCCCGAGAGACACCAAGAGGGGCGTCGCGTTGACCTTGATGAGCCAGGCGGCCGATAGCCGGAATCGTCGCTCTGCCTCCGACCTTCTCGCGAAGGTGGCCGCTCCGGCCGACAACGCCGGCCGGCCACGCTGA
- a CDS encoding LuxR C-terminal-related transcriptional regulator → MAQKQQSEPRSGACPMRITIIDEHTLLVDALALVLEGAGYVVAKVEPRRPEASMATVLAAGLQCGGRLVLLGTVPGCLDTDFVAPLTSAGAVVVILADGVEEHLWGAAIQQGAKDVLPRSCSLEELVTVTRRVRDGLPLMGPQRRGALMAAARAERRETRAIQVRLGRLTRREMQVLGSLMSGQDVRTIARTHVVVEATVRSQIKSILSKLEVNSQISAVGAAHRVAWRLPEQ, encoded by the coding sequence ATGGCGCAGAAGCAGCAATCTGAGCCCCGTTCGGGCGCGTGCCCGATGCGAATCACGATCATCGATGAGCACACGCTGTTGGTCGACGCTCTGGCCCTGGTCCTCGAGGGTGCGGGATACGTGGTCGCGAAGGTGGAGCCGAGGCGGCCTGAGGCTTCGATGGCGACAGTGTTGGCGGCAGGGCTGCAGTGCGGGGGGCGCCTTGTTCTACTGGGGACGGTGCCCGGGTGCCTCGACACGGACTTCGTTGCGCCGTTGACGTCCGCAGGCGCGGTCGTCGTGATCTTGGCCGACGGGGTCGAGGAGCACCTGTGGGGTGCCGCGATCCAGCAGGGCGCGAAGGACGTGTTGCCCAGGTCTTGTTCGCTCGAGGAACTTGTCACTGTCACGCGGAGAGTCCGCGACGGGCTGCCCCTGATGGGACCTCAGCGCCGCGGAGCGCTGATGGCCGCGGCTCGAGCCGAGCGGCGCGAGACGCGCGCGATACAGGTCCGACTTGGTCGGCTCACGCGGCGCGAGATGCAGGTGCTCGGGTCGCTGATGTCCGGTCAGGATGTCCGAACTATCGCTCGTACCCACGTTGTAGTCGAGGCCACGGTCCGCAGCCAGATCAAGTCCATCTTGAGCAAGCTCGAGGTCAACTCCCAGATCTCGGCAGTGGGAGCAGCGCACAGGGTGGCATGGCGCCTGCCCGAGCAGTGA
- a CDS encoding DUF3263 domain-containing protein, with the protein MDEFTDAEKTMLDLERGWWKYPGAKESAIHEQLGMTATVYYRSLHHLIARPEAMAYDPLLVKRLHRQATARRRQRSARRLGFQVDAQMD; encoded by the coding sequence ATGGACGAGTTCACCGACGCCGAGAAGACCATGCTGGACCTCGAGCGGGGCTGGTGGAAGTACCCGGGCGCGAAGGAGTCCGCCATCCACGAGCAGCTCGGCATGACGGCAACGGTCTACTACCGGTCGCTCCACCACCTCATCGCCCGCCCGGAGGCGATGGCGTACGACCCGCTGCTCGTGAAGCGTCTCCACCGCCAGGCGACCGCGCGGCGCCGCCAGCGGTCCGCGCGCCGACTCGGATTCCAGGTCGACGCCCAGATGGACTAG
- a CDS encoding helix-turn-helix domain-containing protein, protein MAERRAIAVYVSLEEAAESMSVSVRTIRRWIAAGTLPAYRCGKRAIRIKLDDLEATPQKMPTAQL, encoded by the coding sequence ATGGCTGAGCGACGAGCCATCGCGGTCTACGTGAGCCTCGAGGAGGCGGCCGAGTCCATGTCGGTCTCGGTCAGGACGATCCGGCGCTGGATCGCAGCCGGCACGCTTCCGGCGTACCGCTGCGGAAAGCGGGCCATCCGGATCAAGCTCGACGACCTCGAAGCCACTCCGCAAAAGATGCCCACAGCGCAACTCTGA
- a CDS encoding IS256 family transposase — protein sequence MTAGPSIDPAQFLNEQLSQASPDLMRDLLTTFVNALLSAQADAVCGAGYGERSMERVNSRNGYRHRDLDTRVGTLDVAVPKLRTGSLYPEWLLERRKRAERALTSVVATCYLLGVSTRRMDKLVQTLGITGLSKSQVSVMAKELDEHVEQFRTRRLEEAGPFTFVAADALVLKVREGGRVVPVHVLVATGVNADGHREILGVQVTSSEDGAGWLAFWRDLTARGLAGVKLVTSDAHAGLVAAIGATLPGASWQRCRTHYAANLMSATPKSSWGWVKALLHSIYDQPDADAVHAQFDRVVDALAEKLPKVAEHLEDARADILAFTAFPKEIWRQIWSNNPNERLNREIRRRTDVVGIFPDRASIIRLVGAVLAEQHDEWAEGRRYLGLDVLARAQAVDTCVVEEVTEPELQALTA from the coding sequence ATGACCGCTGGACCCAGTATCGACCCTGCACAGTTCCTGAACGAGCAGCTGTCCCAGGCCAGTCCTGATCTGATGCGGGACCTGCTCACCACGTTCGTCAATGCGCTGCTCTCGGCGCAGGCCGACGCGGTGTGCGGCGCCGGCTACGGCGAACGCAGCATGGAGCGCGTCAACTCCCGCAACGGCTACCGGCACCGCGACCTCGACACCCGCGTCGGCACTCTGGACGTCGCGGTTCCCAAGCTGCGCACCGGTTCGCTGTACCCCGAGTGGCTGCTGGAGCGCCGCAAGCGAGCAGAGCGGGCACTGACCAGTGTGGTCGCGACCTGTTACCTGCTCGGCGTCTCGACGCGGCGGATGGACAAGCTGGTGCAGACCCTCGGCATCACCGGCCTGTCCAAGAGCCAGGTCTCGGTGATGGCCAAGGAACTCGACGAGCACGTCGAGCAGTTCCGCACCCGACGGCTGGAGGAGGCCGGGCCGTTCACCTTCGTGGCCGCCGACGCGTTGGTGCTCAAGGTCCGCGAAGGTGGCCGGGTGGTGCCGGTCCACGTGCTGGTCGCCACCGGCGTCAACGCCGACGGGCACCGCGAGATCCTCGGCGTGCAGGTCACCAGCAGCGAGGACGGCGCCGGGTGGCTGGCCTTCTGGAGGGATCTGACCGCCCGCGGCCTGGCCGGGGTCAAGCTCGTCACCAGCGACGCCCACGCCGGGCTGGTGGCCGCGATCGGCGCCACGTTGCCCGGCGCCTCGTGGCAGCGCTGCCGAACCCACTACGCGGCGAACCTGATGTCGGCGACGCCGAAGTCCTCGTGGGGCTGGGTCAAGGCGCTGCTGCACTCGATCTACGACCAGCCCGACGCCGACGCTGTCCACGCCCAGTTCGACCGGGTCGTCGACGCCCTGGCCGAGAAGCTCCCCAAGGTGGCCGAGCATCTGGAGGACGCTCGTGCCGACATCCTCGCCTTCACCGCGTTCCCGAAGGAGATCTGGCGCCAGATCTGGTCCAACAACCCCAACGAGCGCCTCAACCGCGAGATCCGCAGGCGAACCGACGTGGTCGGGATCTTTCCCGACCGGGCCAGCATCATCCGGCTCGTCGGCGCCGTCCTGGCCGAGCAGCACGACGAGTGGGCCGAAGGCCGCCGCTACCTCGGACTCGACGTCCTCGCCCGCGCCCAGGCCGTCGACACCTGCGTCGTCGAGGAGGTGACCGAACCCGAACTCCAGGCCCTCACAGCCTGA
- the mobF gene encoding MobF family relaxase translates to MTGGDEDIMHGGVKFYRGSAAAARSYVEADHSRGDDYYLAEGSGVAEHYAVNVSGDGTVIDRRPDLDGPTYEKWVAGYDVSTGQPKGRLRDDDRALRFVEVVVNGPKTWSLAAALHPDLAAAYEAAQTRAAEEVIGWVAQHATTRVGPRGRQVQVPVEKIEAAVVRHYTSRAGDPHRHLHVQINARVHAAGAWRGLHSVGVVDSIEALNGIGHAAVMCDPEFRTALAEHGYTLDDSGEIQQLAPYAGRFSQRTSQINRNVDRYEAAWRTEHPGEEPGPKLRQSWDRRAWADARPDKVVPADGVDLVTRWNVELHDLGFRLPIEPVEVRATTIGRLRRDAAVDLVLTRLGAKRSAWNAADIRGEVEKLIPAVGIIADRAARTELAEDLTARAVACCRPLRERGDVPDHIRNLTSDRVLDVEAKLIDAIATRVLQPVQRPGRITNSDHLDAAQRAVVAALAGDAGLLVIEGAAGTGKTTTLAAARAALDAQYRRLLVVTPTLKAAQAARQQVGTDAFSAAWLIHQNGFRWDQDGHWSRINLAREQINVAARLSPGDVLLIDEAGMLDQDTARALFAIADRACATVALLGDRHQLPAVGRGGLLDIAARWTPPTAHLELESVHRFVDPEYADLSLKMREGDHPADVFDALLERGLISVHATDVERTAALADIGAASEDLIIADTREQVGALNAAIRDHRQPRDERNGEPVTRSGERIGLGDRVATRRNDRELGVANRDVWTVAGIGDDGSLLVTGRAGQRELPAAYADRHVELAFASTVYGAQGETVDSAHLVVGETTGAASAYVAMTRGRHSNVAHMVADSVEDAREQWAGVFSRNRADLGPGHAATRVDEDIERYGTRALAHSESLQAAALTDGLAERPRRLEERQPLSTPPRGQGIGR, encoded by the coding sequence GTGACGGGCGGTGACGAGGACATCATGCACGGTGGGGTGAAGTTCTACCGCGGCTCGGCAGCCGCCGCACGCTCCTATGTCGAGGCCGACCACTCACGTGGCGATGACTACTACCTCGCCGAGGGAAGCGGCGTTGCCGAGCACTACGCCGTCAACGTGAGCGGCGACGGAACTGTCATCGATCGGCGTCCCGATCTCGACGGCCCGACGTACGAAAAGTGGGTGGCCGGGTACGACGTGTCCACCGGTCAGCCGAAGGGCCGGTTGCGCGATGACGATCGCGCGTTGAGGTTCGTCGAGGTGGTCGTCAATGGACCCAAGACCTGGTCGCTCGCGGCCGCACTCCATCCGGATCTCGCTGCTGCTTACGAAGCGGCACAGACCCGCGCGGCCGAGGAGGTCATCGGGTGGGTTGCCCAGCACGCAACCACACGCGTCGGTCCGCGCGGACGCCAGGTCCAGGTACCCGTCGAGAAGATCGAGGCCGCGGTCGTGCGGCACTACACATCGCGTGCCGGTGACCCGCACCGTCACCTGCACGTTCAGATAAACGCGCGCGTGCACGCGGCAGGTGCATGGCGTGGCTTGCACTCCGTCGGAGTTGTTGACTCCATCGAGGCGCTCAATGGCATCGGTCACGCCGCCGTGATGTGCGACCCCGAGTTCCGCACCGCGCTCGCCGAACATGGCTACACGCTCGACGACTCCGGCGAGATTCAGCAGCTCGCGCCGTACGCCGGTCGGTTCAGCCAACGAACCTCGCAGATCAACCGCAACGTCGACCGCTACGAAGCCGCATGGCGCACCGAGCACCCCGGCGAGGAGCCGGGGCCGAAGCTGCGACAGTCGTGGGATCGTCGCGCGTGGGCTGATGCACGTCCCGACAAGGTTGTACCGGCCGACGGCGTCGACCTTGTCACTCGGTGGAACGTCGAGCTGCACGACCTCGGCTTCCGTCTACCGATAGAACCCGTCGAGGTTCGAGCGACGACTATCGGTCGGTTGCGTCGCGACGCTGCCGTTGATCTCGTCCTCACCCGGCTCGGAGCGAAACGCTCGGCCTGGAACGCCGCCGACATTCGCGGCGAAGTCGAGAAACTGATCCCCGCGGTCGGCATCATCGCCGACCGAGCCGCACGCACGGAGCTGGCCGAAGACCTCACCGCACGCGCGGTCGCCTGCTGCCGGCCGTTGCGCGAACGCGGTGACGTGCCGGACCACATCAGGAACCTCACCTCCGACCGGGTACTCGACGTCGAAGCGAAACTCATCGACGCCATCGCAACGCGCGTACTGCAACCGGTCCAACGTCCGGGCCGGATCACGAACAGCGACCACCTCGATGCCGCGCAACGGGCGGTCGTCGCGGCACTTGCCGGCGACGCCGGCCTCCTCGTCATTGAGGGTGCGGCCGGCACCGGAAAGACCACCACCCTCGCCGCCGCCCGCGCTGCCCTCGATGCGCAGTACCGCCGACTTCTTGTCGTCACACCGACCCTCAAAGCAGCACAGGCTGCGCGACAGCAGGTCGGCACCGATGCGTTCTCCGCGGCTTGGCTCATCCACCAAAATGGTTTCCGATGGGACCAGGACGGCCACTGGTCACGCATCAACCTCGCCCGCGAACAGATCAACGTCGCCGCACGGCTGTCACCCGGCGACGTCCTGCTCATCGACGAAGCCGGGATGCTCGACCAGGACACTGCCCGCGCACTGTTTGCGATCGCCGACCGCGCCTGCGCGACTGTTGCGCTTCTCGGGGACCGCCACCAACTGCCCGCCGTCGGTCGCGGCGGGCTACTCGACATCGCCGCACGCTGGACACCACCAACCGCACATCTCGAGCTCGAGTCCGTGCATCGATTCGTCGATCCGGAGTACGCCGACCTCAGCCTGAAGATGCGCGAAGGCGACCACCCAGCCGACGTCTTCGACGCCCTCCTCGAGCGCGGACTCATCAGCGTTCACGCCACCGATGTCGAACGCACCGCCGCCCTCGCGGACATCGGCGCCGCAAGCGAGGACCTGATCATCGCCGACACCCGCGAACAGGTCGGCGCGCTCAACGCCGCCATCCGCGACCACCGCCAGCCCCGTGATGAGCGGAACGGTGAGCCCGTCACCCGCAGTGGTGAGCGGATCGGCCTCGGTGACCGTGTCGCGACGCGTCGCAATGACCGCGAGCTCGGCGTCGCCAACCGCGACGTGTGGACCGTCGCCGGTATCGGCGACGACGGGAGCCTGCTGGTCACCGGTCGCGCCGGTCAACGAGAACTGCCCGCCGCCTACGCCGACCGGCACGTCGAACTGGCCTTCGCCTCGACCGTCTACGGCGCCCAGGGCGAGACCGTCGACTCCGCCCACCTCGTCGTGGGCGAGACCACCGGAGCAGCATCTGCGTACGTCGCCATGACCCGCGGCCGCCACAGCAACGTCGCCCACATGGTCGCCGATTCTGTCGAGGACGCCCGCGAGCAATGGGCGGGCGTGTTCAGTCGCAATCGAGCCGACCTCGGCCCAGGACACGCAGCGACCCGCGTCGACGAGGACATCGAGCGCTACGGCACACGGGCGCTGGCGCATTCCGAATCACTGCAGGCCGCCGCCCTGACCGACGGACTGGCCGAGCGCCCGCGGCGGCTTGAAGAGCGGCAACCCCTGAGCACCCCTCCGCGGGGGCAGGGAATCGGTCGTTGA
- a CDS encoding lysophospholipid acyltransferase family protein — protein sequence MAVVICKPVLILVRRRDWRGVERIPARGPAVLAANHISKLDPLLVAEMVLANGRIPAFLAKSSLFEEKIVGRWFRAAGHVEVDRSHGADGFGAALTALRSGALLVVYPEGTITKDPDGGLMELKTGAVRLAIESGAPLIPVAQRGAEEILPAYSRRPKLFKRPTVTIDIGPPLDLTDLRQLGPGPEAAIAGTRRLADALAQMLDQLAERHGASDQSSRCRS from the coding sequence GTGGCCGTCGTGATCTGCAAGCCGGTTCTGATTCTGGTGCGCCGGCGCGACTGGCGTGGAGTCGAGCGGATACCCGCACGCGGCCCAGCCGTACTCGCCGCGAACCACATCTCCAAACTGGACCCGTTACTCGTCGCCGAGATGGTCCTCGCCAACGGAAGGATCCCGGCGTTTCTTGCGAAGAGCAGCCTGTTCGAAGAAAAGATCGTAGGGAGGTGGTTCCGTGCGGCCGGACATGTGGAGGTGGATCGATCTCATGGTGCCGACGGATTCGGCGCCGCCCTGACGGCACTTCGCAGCGGTGCACTGCTCGTGGTCTATCCCGAAGGAACGATCACCAAGGACCCTGACGGCGGCTTGATGGAACTCAAGACAGGCGCTGTGCGGCTGGCAATCGAATCAGGAGCGCCGCTCATTCCCGTTGCCCAACGAGGCGCCGAAGAGATCCTGCCGGCCTACAGCCGCCGCCCGAAACTGTTCAAACGGCCCACCGTCACCATCGACATTGGTCCGCCGCTTGACCTGACCGATCTCAGGCAGCTCGGGCCCGGTCCCGAAGCGGCGATCGCCGGTACGCGCCGACTTGCCGACGCTCTGGCTCAGATGCTGGATCAACTGGCAGAGCGACACGGCGCGAGCGACCAATCCTCACGCTGCCGGTCATGA
- a CDS encoding PaaI family thioesterase, with protein MATLGDHDYDYASVVRHEELDYRDGGLIAGWAAHLAGQVTVEVGQVLPPHSPHCAGCGPDNSAGLHLRAVRTASGVEAVHSFDEAQVGAPGIAHGGAVALAFDDLFGFSLYTVGALAVTRSLTVEYHAPFLLHHPYTFRVQVTNRTGRRLLLHAEASDATGKKTGSADATFVVVDPGHFAAGAEQEQSQGQ; from the coding sequence ATGGCGACACTGGGGGACCACGACTACGACTACGCATCTGTTGTCCGGCACGAAGAGCTCGACTACCGCGATGGGGGTCTGATCGCTGGATGGGCGGCGCATCTCGCCGGTCAGGTCACTGTGGAGGTCGGCCAGGTGCTGCCGCCACATTCCCCGCACTGCGCGGGGTGCGGGCCAGACAATTCCGCCGGTCTGCACCTTCGCGCGGTTCGCACCGCCTCAGGCGTTGAAGCGGTGCACTCGTTCGACGAGGCCCAGGTCGGCGCTCCCGGCATCGCTCACGGTGGAGCTGTGGCCCTCGCCTTCGACGACCTTTTCGGCTTCTCGCTCTACACCGTCGGAGCACTGGCTGTCACGCGCAGTCTCACCGTCGAATATCACGCGCCGTTCCTACTGCACCATCCCTACACATTCCGGGTACAGGTCACGAATCGCACAGGACGCCGGCTCCTGCTGCACGCTGAGGCGTCTGATGCAACCGGCAAGAAGACCGGATCAGCCGACGCCACCTTCGTGGTGGTCGATCCCGGTCACTTCGCCGCCGGCGCCGAACAAGAGCAGAGCCAAGGACAATGA
- a CDS encoding BtrH N-terminal domain-containing protein: MGGHCGSGAMRDLLHWNGLGWDGPPDEGLVFALGGALGLSYLRSTDLFPPLYLVGRGAEFEVDLPLRLGGQVQVLTTDDPEEGWSWVRDELDAGRPSLVWGDIAELPYLRVQLQMSRHDIVVIGYDEERELAFVVDNDRADVQEVPLEALARARSSTAFPQPTRHCTYRITWPRSLPALEEVAAGAFRQSAANMREPSPHSIADPTTAALGTEGLEAVDLFAADVATWAELPDDELGILLFSVGAFIEKAGTGGGLFRRLVADGCAEVARLTGDAATTDLATKAARCAQTWTDAARAAAKRDAEPRSRIEQLVLIAGRLPELELHLVESLEAAARSLAGDH, encoded by the coding sequence ATGGGAGGGCACTGCGGTTCGGGTGCGATGCGCGACCTGCTGCACTGGAACGGCTTGGGATGGGACGGACCGCCCGATGAGGGTCTGGTGTTCGCGCTCGGCGGCGCCCTGGGGCTGTCCTACCTCCGATCGACCGACCTCTTTCCCCCGCTGTATCTGGTCGGGCGCGGCGCCGAGTTCGAAGTAGATCTACCGCTACGTCTGGGTGGGCAGGTGCAGGTCCTCACCACCGATGATCCCGAGGAGGGGTGGTCGTGGGTCCGAGACGAGCTCGACGCCGGACGACCCAGCCTTGTGTGGGGCGACATCGCGGAACTGCCGTACCTGCGGGTCCAACTGCAGATGAGCCGCCACGACATCGTGGTGATCGGCTACGACGAGGAGAGGGAGCTCGCCTTCGTCGTGGACAACGACCGCGCAGACGTCCAGGAAGTTCCGCTCGAAGCGTTGGCCCGGGCACGGTCCTCCACGGCGTTCCCGCAACCCACCCGCCATTGCACTTACCGCATCACCTGGCCCCGCTCGCTTCCCGCCCTCGAGGAAGTCGCCGCAGGGGCGTTCAGGCAATCCGCCGCCAACATGCGTGAACCATCGCCCCACAGCATCGCCGATCCGACGACGGCGGCCCTCGGTACTGAAGGCCTGGAGGCCGTTGATCTGTTCGCCGCAGACGTCGCGACCTGGGCAGAACTCCCGGACGACGAACTCGGAATACTTCTGTTCAGCGTTGGCGCGTTCATTGAAAAGGCAGGAACCGGCGGCGGTCTGTTCCGCCGTCTGGTCGCCGACGGCTGCGCAGAGGTCGCACGGCTGACCGGCGACGCCGCGACCACAGACCTTGCGACCAAAGCCGCCCGCTGTGCGCAGACCTGGACCGACGCCGCGCGCGCCGCGGCCAAACGCGACGCCGAACCACGCTCTCGGATCGAGCAACTGGTCCTGATCGCTGGTCGTCTACCAGAGCTGGAGTTGCATCTGGTCGAGTCCTTGGAGGCTGCTGCCAGGTCGTTGGCTGGTGATCACTGA
- a CDS encoding SDR family oxidoreductase codes for MTRPTLFPAKTIAITGGARGIGYQTAKELIGRGHRVAIGDIDEARAKEAADELGISSVARLDVTDPDSFRAFLDMVETQLGPIDVLINNAGIMPTGHVHEEEDTVTRRQVEINVLGVIFGTKLALQRMLPRRAGHIINTASLAGELSVPGLATYCGTKFAVIGFTEAARQEYRKSGVCLSTVRPTFTNTELVAGTSGAKGLRNAEPQEIARATADLIEQPRPFVRVTRVAGGMVAAMKFVPGRLATALGSALGTDSVFLDDVDMGARQAYLERIRNS; via the coding sequence ATGACTCGCCCCACACTCTTTCCCGCCAAGACGATCGCGATCACCGGCGGAGCCCGCGGTATCGGTTACCAGACGGCCAAGGAACTGATCGGACGCGGCCACCGCGTCGCCATCGGCGACATCGACGAGGCCCGTGCCAAGGAGGCCGCTGATGAGCTCGGCATCTCCTCCGTCGCCCGACTCGACGTAACCGATCCCGACTCCTTTCGGGCCTTCCTCGACATGGTCGAGACGCAACTCGGTCCCATCGACGTGCTGATCAACAACGCGGGCATCATGCCCACCGGGCACGTGCACGAGGAGGAGGACACCGTGACCCGGCGGCAGGTGGAGATCAACGTCCTTGGCGTGATCTTCGGAACCAAGCTGGCCCTCCAGCGGATGTTGCCGCGGCGCGCCGGGCACATCATCAACACTGCGTCGTTGGCCGGCGAGCTCTCCGTGCCCGGCTTGGCCACCTACTGCGGCACGAAGTTCGCCGTCATCGGGTTCACTGAGGCGGCCCGCCAGGAGTACCGCAAGTCCGGAGTCTGCCTGTCAACCGTTCGGCCCACCTTCACCAACACCGAACTGGTCGCTGGAACGTCCGGGGCGAAGGGTCTGCGTAACGCCGAGCCGCAGGAGATCGCGCGGGCGACGGCCGATCTGATCGAGCAACCCCGTCCGTTCGTACGCGTCACCCGCGTTGCCGGCGGCATGGTCGCAGCAATGAAGTTCGTGCCCGGACGACTTGCCACCGCGCTCGGCTCCGCCCTTGGCACGGACTCGGTATTCCTCGACGACGTCGACATGGGGGCCCGCCAGGCCTACCTGGAGCGAATCCGGAACAGCTAA
- a CDS encoding aldehyde dehydrogenase family protein: MADPLQHPAAPFVVSLPVADRLRDRPRRYAAARRVITPRVQDPGVGPDPAIVLEDADLARAAEGIAWGGLFNAGQVCISVERVYVVAQVYEEFVARLTERVQSLTQGVGARDDVGAMVTARQVEITDRHVSEAVASGANAVAGGRRGEAGNYYLPTVLIDVDHTMACMTEETFGPTIPVMRVADEDEAIRLANDSPYGLSATVWTRDHARAQRIARRLDAGAVNINDVFSNLFAMTLPHSGWKSSGTGARLGGADGLHKYCRVQAVTEPRFPVLTRELTWYPYSARRTAIARRVLRTVAGRGLRQRLGLHQEHIR, encoded by the coding sequence GTGGCTGACCCGCTACAACACCCGGCGGCGCCATTCGTGGTGTCGCTACCTGTCGCCGATCGCCTACGAGACCGGCCACGCCGCTACGCTGCAGCCCGCCGCGTAATCACACCCCGTGTCCAAGATCCGGGGGTAGGGCCCGATCCAGCAATCGTCCTGGAAGACGCCGACCTCGCCCGTGCGGCCGAGGGCATCGCCTGGGGTGGCTTGTTCAATGCAGGGCAGGTCTGCATTTCCGTCGAGCGCGTCTATGTGGTTGCCCAGGTGTACGAGGAGTTCGTGGCTCGGCTGACCGAGCGCGTGCAGTCGCTGACCCAGGGGGTGGGCGCGCGCGACGATGTCGGTGCCATGGTCACCGCAAGGCAGGTCGAGATCACCGATCGCCACGTCAGCGAGGCGGTAGCGTCCGGCGCGAACGCAGTGGCCGGCGGACGACGAGGCGAGGCCGGGAACTACTACTTGCCCACAGTCCTGATCGATGTCGATCACACGATGGCGTGCATGACCGAAGAGACCTTCGGCCCCACGATCCCCGTGATGCGCGTCGCCGACGAAGACGAAGCCATCCGACTGGCCAACGATTCGCCGTACGGATTGTCGGCCACGGTCTGGACTCGTGACCACGCTCGGGCCCAGCGCATCGCACGACGCCTGGATGCTGGAGCGGTCAACATCAACGACGTCTTCAGCAACCTGTTCGCGATGACGCTGCCGCACAGCGGGTGGAAGTCGTCGGGGACGGGCGCGCGGCTCGGGGGAGCCGACGGGCTCCACAAGTACTGCCGGGTGCAAGCGGTGACCGAGCCGCGATTCCCCGTCTTGACACGAGAACTCACGTGGTACCCGTACTCCGCCCGGCGTACGGCCATCGCCCGAAGAGTGTTGCGCACGGTAGCCGGTCGCGGCTTGCGTCAACGCCTGGGCCTGCACCAGGAGCACATCAGATGA